From the Rhea pennata isolate bPtePen1 chromosome 1, bPtePen1.pri, whole genome shotgun sequence genome, the window CTTTTATAATAATTCTTAAAGCTGGAGCTTGAATTAAAATCAGTATGCACTAAATGCACCATTAATTATGTATACAATATCTGCTGAGGCAAATGTTTATGGCTGAGGACAGCTGATTCTCACAGGCATTACATTGTTCAGCCAAGGTGAAAGGCTGAGCAGATCCGATTTGGCTACACCATATTGTTGAGATTATTTTAGAGATCTCACCCTTCCACAGGCATCCTGTAACTCTGTTAGGTTTCTCTGAATTAAGGTTTTATTTGTGTagtatttaacttaaaatatacCCAGAACACACACTTAGTTTCCTTATTTGGGGCTGCCTTCATGCTTGTGTGGTGGGGACCCCCTCCACTTTTACCATCTTAACAGAACTGCGTAAGAGCGAAAGCAGAAAGAGCACTTTACACTGCATTCATCATCACATAAATAACAATCTGCCAGGACTGGTTAGAGACTAATTCCATTACATGCCACAAAACAATTGTTTCTGTGCATGCTCGTGCTTTTAAAGCTGACACTGCTGCTGACTTAATAGGTGCTTTCATTACCTCTGTCCATTAAGTATAGACTTCCATATGTGCAGCACCAATGTGTGAACAAATCAAATCTACACTCACACCACAACCAGAGAAATGCTGTAGTAAACATGTCCATCTGAAATGTTCACATCCCCCCCATGTGTCATTATCAtgtgttatatttaaaatagcaacATCGTCAATTTTTCTATAAACTTAATCACAATGACTTGACAACCATATTTGTGTTAGTGTGGCACTGACAAATGATTGTTGTACAaaaatggaggaagaggagttAGCCCAGGCTGGGGAATGTTGAAGCTCTTTGCCCGGTTTCTGCTTCTGCCAAGGATTTACAGTGTGGCCTTGGCTCAGTTTCTGATGGATATATTCAGACTATCTGTTTTAGCACCAGAGATGAACACAGATGCTTCCTGCTCAAAGTTCAAGAGAGACCTTGGGGCCATATTCAGGTTGCTTTTTATACATGCCTATATTGCTATTACAGCTGCTTACTGACTGGTCTAACCCTGGTGTAAATAGCTCTCTGGTGAGCATGTACATAACTGTTGAAGTCCATGCACCATGCAAGGTAGTCTGAATACAATCCCTTATCTCTTCCTGTCTCAGCTTTCTCATCTGTAATGCATGGCCAGTGACATAACTCAGCAAGGCCATGGAGGTGTTCAGATCCCAGGGAAGAGGACAGCATGGCTACTCTTATAGGAAAAGGTGTACCATGCTGAAATTATGTAAGGAGACCTGGTTTTAGAAGAGTTTGTCATCCGCAGGAGCTTATTGCAGAATTTGACACTCGAAATGGAACATCCAACATTTACAAAAGGAATGTAAAAGTTTGAAAGAGTGCACCCTGGCATCCCTAGCAGCAATTTTACATGACTGTACTGTATTCCAGATTAGCTATGTCCAGATGGTATGGAATTCTACAATTTCTCCTGCAGTTGGCAGctattatacatatatacaagttattgccttttcttcttgtaCACTCTTTTCCAAATATCTAGGGCTTTATTTCTGTAGCATTTAGTCTTCCTCAGAAGAATATCTTTGCCTGGAAAAACAATATATGCAGCAActacaaaagaaaaggagaaagagaacagTATGGCTAATGATGAGAACACCAACAGCAAAAATGTACAGGGTTTTATCACAGTAATCCTGAGGCTGATGGAAAGGTGGGATGAAATTTGGCAGATACACAGAAAACACCCAGTAGTTCCCAAGaatgaaccacagaaagaggaagatgCTGAGGGTCAGGTGGATGTAGTACTTGTGAGCATTCTGCCTCCAGGGAtattcatcatcatcatcgtcATCAATCACTACAGACTTGGAAAGCAGCTGCCTCATCCTGGTGGAGTCGTACAGCAGGAGAGTCACCTGGAGGcattgaagaagaaaaggaaattaatagaTTAGCTGTGGAAAGACTGAACACCATCTGGCCTCTGCCAACTTTGGGATCAAATTAAAATAGTGTGTGGGGAAATCATGTAAGAGAAAGCTGAGGAGCAATGAATAAGGCAGATCATGCTAGAAAAGAAGGCTTTTTTCCCTACAATTTATTAACCAGTGAGATTTAGACCAAACATTGGGAAAAACTTGCCAACAATAAAGATGGGAAGATGTGAGAACAGATTATGTAGGGAGATGATAGTAGCTCCTGCACTAGAAACTTTTATAGACAGATTAGAGGAACTTCTGAATGACTTCAGTAGAGTTTTTCTGCTTGTGGaaagtgatttgttttcctAGCTCTATCTTCTATTGCTACGTAGGTGAATGAGTTTGTATAAAATTATGAAGTGCCTAGACTTCCGTCTAAGCCCCAAAGAAATTTCTTCACATACTTGGAATGATTCTgacaaattttcttttgttaagcATCATTTTCTCAGGTTGCTCCATCCCTACCTTCAGTCAGCACCAGGAGAGAAATAGGCAGAATACCATGAGGTTGGGAAGGTCTGGTGAAATGCAGTGGGACTCATCAGCAACACTTGAAAAATTTCTAGTTTCATTTTGCCAATACAAGATATGTAAGTAGGATGACAACAGTGTAAAGCTTGCAAATTTCTGTGTCCTAAATGAATCTCTTAATTCTTGCAGATTTAGGAAAACTGTTTACAGGAGGTCTGATAACAAAAATGGAGCtatttcttcttgtctttttcaTGTCATGGTCTCTGTTGAAGGAAACAGGAGTACCTATGGACCAAACACTGTGCATCTTGTGTTACCTTGCTAACCCCGAAACATGGTGGCCTTGTCCTCAAGGCTCTAGGTATCATAATCCCAAATCTCTAGCTGTCCTTCTGCCTTGTGGAAACCTCAGTTCCTTTTTAGGTACTCAagttcccatgcaaggctccCTGGAGGTAGCTGTGTCCTTGGGAAAGGGACTTTAAGAAACCAGCTGAGCAAGGAGCTGCCTTGGCCAACCAGGAATTAAATTCAAAGGGAAAGGTAAAGGGTCTAAATTTATTAGCAGCTATGGGGAAAGACATACTGTCTGAGTAGGGATTCTCAACTGTGTTCTTTTTCCTGGAGTGATACTCTGTGCTGAGTTTTCTGcatgaaatgagaaagaagagcaCTCCTGATTATATTCTCTTCCATCTCCACTAGTCAGTGGAGAGAGTGCTTTCCTGAGTGCCAGGATCCAGGGCATCCTGGGAATAAGATTATCTTGCTCTTCCCTGCTCCAGCTGTTCAACTGTggataaatgtttaaatatttattggcAAAGCCAACTGTTTTCCTAGCCCAGAGGTTGGCACACTTGCATAGGTTTATGAGAAACAGATTTATGTCCAACATGGGCAGGGAAGGGGGTTTCTGCTTGTACCTGCACATCATGCCTGAGTGCTTAGACTGGTTGGTTTGTTCAGATCAGAGAGCATGTTCCTCTTCTCAGGTGATTTTTTCTTGTCTATGTGTTAGGCTCCGGACAGATAGAAAGGGTAAACCCACCTGGCCAGTGGGTCTGAGGTTTCCACATGAGGGCCTGTGGCTTGAACTGAAGTATATATCTTATTAGCTTTGAGGTGAGCCCCGCACATAGGCAGCTTCCTACACTCAAACACCATCACACTCAGCAAAGGGAATGGGGTTAATGGGCAGATGAGCATGGTTATGAGGAAGTCTGTGAACACTCCCGGGGGATTTGTGGATCTTGAGCGCATCTAGGCAATTAATGGAAGGTGTATTTGATTCTTATGTACATTGTCTTGGCAAGTTGTGATTAAAGCAAATTCTGTCCATCTGTCACGTTGTTAGTAACTGCGGAATATACACTAATGGAGCAGCATGACATTAATTCACCAGGTCTCTCCAGACTCTGTAGAATGGTTCAGTGGCCTTGGTAGGCATATATATGTTACTAGCACCTTTTAAAAGGATCAAGATATTAAAGAAACAGATGAGTAAGCTACAGATCCATCCAGATCGGAGCCAAAATGACTAAATGAACTCCATGGAAGGACAATGTTCTTCCAAGTCTTACCTCATACACACTCTCTGACCTTTTAACTCCAGGAGTTCAAGTTAGCCAAATATACTGCTTAGTCACAGTTTCCATAAGCTAATACTGAAGTCAGTGCAGGCTCATGAGTATAACAGAGGGTAGACCCCAGACTGTTGGAGTTTAGCTAAAAGATCATACCTCATGAGATGGCATAGGAGTTAGGTAAACCAAATTCTCCTGACTGAAAGTATTGCTAGACTGCAAAATATCTGCTTTCACTGATGCCACATTCAAATCATTATTTGATTTCAGTAGGAATATTAACTGATCTGCTTACCATCtaatttaagacaaaaaaaccTGACTTTAAATCACCAATAGCTAATACATGGTCAACATTTTTGATGTGGGCTTCAATTCATTAGCATGAAACTGTTCTTTCAgttctgatttaatttttcctaaaCTACTCCTAAATGAACTTTTGACTATGTAGAAAAGTCCATTGGTATGATCAAATAGCTAAGTATTTATAAGCACTTGCCAGTATAAAGTGTAGCATTGCATATTCCTTATGAAAAGATTaagccctttctttttttcctccacttacTTATTTACTGCCCTAATGCCCTCAAGGGGGAAGATTAATTTCCCAGTACTGTGATCTGGTTACCACTGTGTAAAGCTGGAAGGAATGTATAAGCTTGCAGAATActcttctttcccccttttttcaaTCCTGGTAAAGGAAGGAGGCTAAAAACATTCTTAAAGGGGAACATAGCTAACTCCTGTCTACAGTGTCTACCAGCCACAACATGCGAGAATACTGCTGTCAAGTAAGAGACTGATGGGTTCTCAGTGGAGGGACAGGCTCCCTGCCCTGGAGCATTAGGCGTTGGCCCTTCATGTCCACCCTGCAGGCTGGGTTGCTCCTGTCCCAGTTAGCTCTGTGGGACAGCAGATGGTAGCAGTATAGACACtccctctggcagcagcagttaCTGTCCTTAGTGCTTCATTCCTCCAGTGGTGGCTTTCTGAGGTTCTTTCTTTAGCTCtaccccttttctttcctttgacaGGAACATCTTTGAGACAGCAAAAGGAGTTTTGCTTGACACTGCTGAGAAGGCTTcagccagcactggctgcaGTCTAGGACAAACCTATCCATGCTCAAGAGCAGCCAGCCAGCATGGTCAGAAAAGTGCCTGTCAGCTGTGAGCTGTTTGCCCAGAGACAACCCCATTGTAGCTTTATAGGGCCCAGGCTGCCACAGGGGTATGGGGATGTCTCTGCTTGTCAGCCAGACTCTGGCTCGATGGAGATATAAGTGAGCATAGTCTCCTGAAAGACAGGTAGCTGTGATTAGAAAATGCTGTGTTTAGATTAATGAGCCCTGCTATGAAGCAGAATATATTTACTCTGGAACAAGATGATGTACAAACACCTGTAATTTTATAGTATTCCCAAAGCTAGGAGAATAACTTCACACCTTGTTCAGCCTGtgtatctgaaaatgaaaggaaaaggtcTGACAGGCTTGGAGGACTGCTTGAGGAAACATGGGCCTCCATGTTTTATAGTCATTTACATCCATTGGGATGGTAACACAGATGCTGTGATCTAGGAGAAAGTCACACCGCAATGTGTGggaaaacactgaataaaacTCATTGGGGCCTCGCTTGATTGATATGTGCTTTCAGTGCTGGAACAAACACCGTTCAGTCCAGATAGCTGTCTTCAGTGCTGCATGCACACAGCTTTCTGGAGCCATCATTATGTCATAACTCCGGTATGTCAAATTCTAAtcacacaattttttttcacacataGAAGGCACATTACCTTTAAGCTGCCAATCACACCGCCCACCAACAGATATAATGGGATTAGTGGCTGAACTGGGCAGTCTTCCAAAAACTTCATTCCTGAACAGCAAAAATTAATACTGTTTATTATCTCAAGTGATCACATAGTGCAACATGCTGTACTGTGAAAAGTAAAGATGCTGTAAGTGAAGTGCAGTTCTTATACCCAAGCCTTGTATCCAATGGGGGCTGAATTGAATGAGGTTTGCATTTGACATTACAGGAGTGAGGATCAGGAACAAACATacagcaggagaaggaagaaagagcacGAAGGATCACAACAGGGTTACCGCATTACTCATCTGAGCCGTCTACAGAGGTACATTGGCTTCTACTCTTGTATTTTTGTAAAGTGAATGATGAATTTAGCTGGTCAGGAATATCTGGAGGAAGCAtaattttcatcagaaatagaaaattccATTGAAAATCAAAACTATTCCTATAAATGAAGAATTCTGAAAAGCTTCTCCCAGGCCTCTTCTGCTCATTAGCTCCTGTGAGTGTGGCAAGTTCCTGAATCAAATGCCTTGAAACTTGGGAGCCAGAGCTCGTGGGAGCTCCTGGAACCGCTTCAGCTTCCCAGGCAGCTAATAGGGAACCAGAGAAGCTCAAATTTCCAGGATGTTTGGGTTGCTGGAGGCTTAAAGCACTGGTGGTTATGGAGCCAGGGATCTTGGCAACCCTCAAATCTACTGCAAGATTTGCTACTAGAAAGGGAAAGCTAAGTAAGTTTAGGGAAAGGATTTTATGGCAGTGTAGGGATGATGCTGGCATTAGACACTGAAGCTTGTGATACAGGTCCGTGGCAGTGAAACTCATCTGTCCAAAATTAGATGTCTGCAATGCAGGCATCCACATCTGAACTAGTTTCCTAGACTCTCTTTATAGTCAATAGGGAGAAAGACACTTCTAAAATCCAATTCATCTCATCCTAAGATAGACATTTAAAATAGGTCGGATGAACTGTGCCCTGAAAGTGCCTCTTTCTCTCTATGACTGTACAGGGAATCTAGACAGCCAGCAGTAAATGTCTAAAGTTAGCTGAGATGAATCCCCTGCCTAAGTGTCCTACCCGTTGGCATCTTTAGtaaattttaaactgtttgtTGCATTAGAATTTTACTGTTATTGATCCCATGTTTCAGGCCTTCTGCTGATCACTTGCAGAGGCCAgaaagaattttatatttttttcttcttgatgtattatttgttttttaggagtttttttgactttcctctgcagcactggggTTATCTAGGCATAAGATGCTGAAAGCAACATACTGTTCTTGCCCCCATGTTCAGGATTATAACCGAACAAGTGGCTTGGGCTCAGAAAAGATGTATCAGTGGgtttctttgccttcttttgCAGGTGTCATCCTCTTCCCCTTGACATATTGCCTACCGAATTCACTGTTATAACTGGCCCAGAATGTTGCTGAGGCCCTGAAAATCTCCTGTGTTCGTTGCATAGTGTAATATGGGTGTTGTGAATTTTTGATTCCTTATATAAATTTTGTTAGTCATAGGATGCAAGGAAGTGTTTTGTGGTCTGCTATGTGCAAGGGCTATGGAGTCCACTGAACACTTTCATACTAAATATCTATTGCCAGCCTTCCCACAACTGAAAAGGACTGGACTTGGATGGATTTGGACTCTGTGCATTCTTGTACCCTACCTCTAGCCTGTAGTTTTTATCCATTTTGCCACAACCGAAAGCTGAGGACATTCTGGGATCTGCCCAGACTCCCAGCTTTACAGAGTGGGTTGCAGGGAAATCGGCAAGAATTAAATCactttcagaaagcagctgccagGGTTTCCAGAGTCCTGGCCCCGTAACCACCTGCCACAAAAGCAGCTGGCTGGGCATCTCAGGGAGTATATTTCAGTTTAGGAACTTAGGTGATTGCTATTTCCAGTGTATTAATGAGGTTTTGACTTGAGACAGAACTCAAGAAAATGTGCCAAATTTTTCATGGAGCTGATATTCCCAAACAAGTCTATTATAGAGTCACTTGAGATATCTAGCATGACAGCCATCAGTCCTGGCAAGGATTTGAGTGACAAATAGTGGTATTTAGTAGTTTGGGAGAGAATGTTTCAGGTGGGTATGATGGTAAAAAATGTGGTGAAATGAGATAATGCTgtaataattgaaaaaatacaaaaatacagcattgtGGATGAGTAAGAGATATGGACCTACAGTTGACTGATGGGCACTGACACCTGTGACAGTGAAATCTAGGTGCATGCATGAGGTACTGACCAATTCATGGACAGTGTGGGCGTGATTCATTTGGGAACACCAAAACTAGTGCGAGTGCATCGGTGCCAGCACTTGTCTCCCATGAGCAGCAGACGTGTTTTCTTTTGACTGTTAATGGTAGGACTAGATGGAGCATGAGAGATCAAAGCTTTGCTTCTAGTCAGAGTTTGCAATGCTCTCTTGAAGCAGCTAATATGCTGAATATGAGAATACTCTGCAGCCAACTACTGGGAGAACTTGAGAGATGAGGAATTATTTAATTTGGTGTAGGTATGAGTATGAGGAGTAGTACTGTGTTAAAGCTGAACAGGGGAAAATTTAGACTGgttattaagaaaaagatgtCATAAGCTTTTAAATGTGATTTAGCTAACCAAGGAGCTCAGTGTGCATAAAGGTGGTCTGGACAACATGCAGGAATGTGTTACTTGGAGCAGTCCTTCGTtcttgaggaaaataaaaacaatctttaaaaaaagctagGTGGTCCTTCCATCACTATTTTTGGAATGTTTGGTGAAAAAATGTATCATCTCTACCAGTAAAAATTAGAAAGCTGTTAAACAATCTGTGGCTTAAAGGGTGTAACATGTCTCGAGCTTG encodes:
- the TMEM272 gene encoding transmembrane protein 272 is translated as MTAGLEKACHRCISKIASNVCFIFGLLAFLALPLSMAFTGMKFLEDCPVQPLIPLYLLVGGVIGSLKVTLLLYDSTRMRQLLSKSVVIDDDDDDEYPWRQNAHKYYIHLTLSIFLFLWFILGNYWVFSVYLPNFIPPFHQPQDYCDKTLYIFAVGVLIISHTVLFLLFFCSCCIYCFSRQRYSSEED